A part of Drosophila bipectinata strain 14024-0381.07 chromosome 3L, DbipHiC1v2, whole genome shotgun sequence genomic DNA contains:
- the Uqcc1 gene encoding ubiquinol-cytochrome-c reductase complex assembly factor 1 has product MLCTRAAARLAGGIARNPWVAQQHFKQTAALSVVFEQSCRLCSNTGVVDAANKAKPSPAASSEGGILKRVLTKVGFTPNTKARLKVTSHMLYESVADKINYVAFFNDFKLPNTFNSWFLVTELHVWLLLMRAMAEGSETGEDGRFLRNCIVEAMWGDVNTRAKKLGANNPSRTRQQIETLSEQFQAALIAYDEGIMSDDIVLAGALWRRFFEMNCDDYVQIERLVKYVRQQAVMLDSLSRDQFITKPKVAWLDLDKCKV; this is encoded by the exons ATGCTCTGCACGCGGGCAGCTGCACGACTGGCCGGGGGTATAGCGAGGAACCCATGG GTAGCACAACAACATTTTAAACAGACTGCGGCGTTATCTGTTGTTTTCGAACAGTCCTGCCGCCTGTGTTCAAACACCGGCGTCGTAGATGCCGCAAATAAAGCAAAGCCCAGCCCTGCAGCCTCCTCAGAAGGCGGAATCTTGAAGAGAGTACTGACCAAAGTGGGCTTTACGCCAAACACAAAAGCG CGCCTTAAAGTCACCAGCCATATGCTATACGAGAGTGTGGCCGACAAGATCAACTATGTGGCCTTCTTCAACGACTTCAAACTTCCCAACACCTTCAACTCCTGGTTCCTGGTCACAGAACTGCATGTGTGGCTCCTACTGATGCGAGCTATGGCCGAGGGCTCGGAAACAGGCGAGGATGGTCGTTTCCTGCGCAACTGCATCGTGGAGGCTATGTGGGGAGACGTCAACACTCGCGCGAAAAAGCTTGGA GCTAACAACCCGTCGCGCACGCGGCAACAGATCGAGACGTTGTCCGAGCAGTTCCAGGCAGCATTGATTGCCTACGACGAAGGAATCATGTCTGACGATATAGTCTTAGCCGGCGCCCTGTGGCGTCGCTTCTTCGAGATGAACTGCGACGACTATGTCCAAATCGAGCGACTGGTAAAGTATGTCCGCCAGCAGGCGGTCATGCTGGACAGTTTGTCGCGCGATCAGTTTATTACCAAGCCCAAGGTGGCCTGGCTGGACTTGGACAAGTGCAAGGTGTAA
- the sgl gene encoding UDP-glucose 6-dehydrogenase, with product MKVCCIGAGYVGGPTCAVMALKCPDIVITLVDKSSERIAQWNSDKLPIYEPGLDDVVKKCRNVNLFFSTDIETAIKEADLIFISVNTPTKTCGSGKGRAADLKYVESAARMIAEIAQSNKIVVEKSTVPVRAAESIMHILRANQKPGIHYDILSNPEFLAEGTAINDLLNADRVLIGGEETPEGHKAVEKLSWIYEHWIPKQHILTTNTWSSELSKLAANAFLAQRISSINSLSAVCEATGADVSEVARAVGLDSRIGSKFLQASVGFGGSCFQKDILNLIYICENLNLPEVAAYWQQVIDMNEYQKRRFSQKIIESLFNTVSDKRIAILGFAFKKNTGDTRETAAITVCQTLLEEGAKLDIYDPKVEPEQIIDDLTHPSVTESPEYVKEAVQIHSDPYSAVRATHALVICTEWDEFVDLDFKRIYQSMMKPAYIFDGRKILDHERLQQIGFHVQTIGKKYQRAGLLRSWGIVPQL from the exons ATGAAGGTCTGCTGCATTGGCGCTGGATATGTCGGCGGTCCGACCTGTGCGGTCATGGCGCTAAAATGCCCGGACATCGTGATAACCCTGGTGGACAAGAGCTCCGAGCGCATTGCCCAGTGGAATTCCGATAAATTGCCCATCTACGAG CCCGGCCTGGATGATGTGGTCAAGAAGTGTCGCAATGTGAACCTGTTCTTCTCCACGGACATCGAGACGGCCATCAAGGAGGCCGATCTCATCTTCATCTCCGTGAACACGCCCACCAAAACCTGCGGCAGTGGCAAGG GTCGCGCGGCGGACCTCAAGTATGTGGAGAGTGCAGCGCGAATGATTGCCGAGATCGCCCAGTCCAACAAGATTGTGGTGGAGAAGAGCACGGTGCCGGTACGTGCGGCGGAGAGCATCATGCACATACTCCGGGCCAACCAGAAGCCAGGCATCCACTACGACATCCTGTCCAATCCGGAGTTTCTGGCCGAGGGCACGGCCATCAACGACCTCCTGAATGCCGATCGCGTTCTCATCGGTGGGGAGGAGACACCCGAGGGACACAAGGCCGTGGAGAAGCTGTCGTGGATCTACGAGCACTGGATACCCAAGCAGCACATCCTGACCACCAATACGTGGAGCAGTGAACTGTCCAAGCTGGCGGCGAACGCCTTCCTGGCCCAGCGCATCTCCAGCATCAATTCCCTGTCGGCGGTCTGCGAGGCAACCGGAGCAGATGTCTCCGAAGTGGCTCGAGCCGTGGGCTTGGACTCCCGCATCGGATCCAAGTTCCTGCAGGCGTCGGTCGGCTTCGGGGGCAGCTGCTTCCAGAAGGATATCCTGAATCTGATTTACATTTGCGAGAACCTGAATCTGCCGGAGGTGGCTGCCTACTGGCAGCAGGTGATCGACATGAACGAATACCAAAAACGCCGATTCTCGCAGAAGATCATCGAGAGCTTGTTCAACACGGTGTCCGACAAGCGGATAGCCATCCTGGGCTTTGCCTTCAAGAAGAATACGGGCGATACCCGTGAAACGGCTGCCATAACTGTGTGCCAAACCCTGTTGGAGGAGGGAGCCAAGTTGGACATCTACGATCCCAAGGTGGAGCCCGAACAGATTATCGATGACCTTACCCATCCTTCGGTCACGGAGTCGCCGGAGTACGTGAAGGAGGCCGTCCAGATCCACAGCGATCCGTACAGTGCGGTGAGAGCCACCCATGCTCTGGTCATCTGCACGGAGTGGGACGAGTTTGTGGACCTGGACTTCAAACGCATCTACCAGTCGATGATGAAGCCGGCCTACATCTTCGACGGTCGCAAGATCCTCGACCACGAGAGACTGCAGCAGATCGGCTTCCACGTCCAGACCATCGGCAAGAAGTACCAACGCGCCGGACTGCTGAGGTCCTGGGGCATTGTGCCGCAGCTTTAG
- the LOC108124226 gene encoding transcription factor Adf-1: MRTSYKKNRPFDFKLIDLVEPNPVLYQRSGLSNYEAMKAKTDIWTRIAENMGCDVDFCLMRWNNLHYQFRKEFRRADSSGSTWPYLERLRFLAHNPQRPRNKNKSKDKDSPDKRESVSHEATLWEAYEDGETIGQPGTFIIEEIIEENDQIIQEEIIYEEVDSDSAETLSPSSSFLQVDRMLAQLREPHRRRAERRITAFLLKCQLRSLSNQSVEDLII, from the exons ATGCGTACAAGCTATAAGAAGAACCGACCATTTGATTTTAAACTAATAGACCTGGTAGAACCCAATCCTGTGCTGTACCAGCGCTCAGGACTATCCAATTATGAGGCTATGAAAGCCAAAACCGATATCTGGACCAGAATTGCTGAGAACATGGGTTGTGATG TGGATTTCTGTTTAATGCGCTGGAACAACCTTCACTATCAGTTTCGGAAAGAGTTCCGAAGAGCCGACAGCAGCGGGTCCACTTGGCCATATTTGGAACGCCTGCGTTTCTTGGCCCATAATCCTCAGCGACCGAGAAACAAGAACAAAAGTAAGGACAAGGATTCGCCGGATAAAAGGGAGTCGGTGAGTCATGAAGCAACGCTTTGGGAGGCCTACGAAGATGGGGAAACCATAGGCCAGCCCGGAACTTTCATAATCGAGGAAATCATCGAAGAGAATGATCAAATCATCCAGGAAGAAATCATTTACGAAGAAGTGGACTCAGATTCAGCTGAGACACTATCTCCCAGCAGCAGCTTTCTCCAAGTAGACCGGATGCTCGCTCAGCTAAGGGAGCCCCATCGAAGGCGAGCAGAACGAAGGATAACCGCCTTTCTGCTCAAGTGTCAGTTGCGTTCCCTGAGTAATCAGTCCGTGGAAGACCTGATCATTTAG
- the LOC108124208 gene encoding cilia- and flagella-associated protein 52 — protein MAEAQDACRQLLPRAIFGINGKVENGVRQHPRTGSIIFALGNKIGIADYKKNTQEFVAGHTNTISCLDLSKSGKYLASGQINHMGFRGYVIIWDYDSRKEIARHDLHKVSVQAICFTAEDRCVVSIGGVDDGSVIVFDMETFSPICQTPASRAISGNALTVRPLHNNPYFFVTAGDRHLRLWSILREQKKLYVQDVLMASKTRVFYCARINKTDEFAYLGTGTGDIVKIVLNCCDKDHVSRPGSTSCILGAFGTHNPRKPSGKDCNRFVNGVRALYILEGGRLLIGAGNGDIELVEERTDVPLINFREYPGPTWPYLRTLKKTHVSGRISSFVRSTTDMFYICTDTNEIYGLKITTWVLKLLRTCHTKSVFCITFPKNYSAVFATAGEESIRIWSSGRKQELLRIMVYNFNCACVRFTHDGTSIVSVWNDGIIRAFTPITGRLIYAIPNSHNKGCSALAVASTGRLIVTGGIEGQVRVWKIEPYRQALLGVLKDHSGPITSLDINYLDTEVISACTDGSCVIWDIKRMTRKQVVTANTQFMTAAFFPTGVQVITCGSDGRIIYWMVYNGALIRELTASKKSSVNCLAINDTGDYFISVGSDLQVKLWNYNSGAVVGLGSEHASSVISCAYSPCMSMFVTGSTDGSLIIWDVPREFWGRPNPPEGPRYSLPKATSKNKFSEVPSRVNSGTNLKSVKGENIDGLLKATPKDDLCCVECPPCAKKEDKKDPYAECGIVPDVRKC, from the exons ATGGCCGAAGCCCAGGATGCCTGCAGGCAGCTCCTTCCGCGCGCAATCTTTGGTATCAACGGGAAGGTGGAGAATGGAGTGCGCCAGCATCCGCGCACGGGGTCCATTATCTTTGCTTTGGGGAACAAGATCGGTATCGCCGACTACAAGAAGAACACGCAGGAGTTTGTGGCAGGACACACCAACACCATATCCTGCCTGGATCTGAGCAAGAGCGGCAAGTACTTGGCCTCCGGCCAGATCAACCACATGGGATTTCGGGGATATGTGATCATCTGGGACTACGACAGCCGCAAGGAGATAGCCCGGCATGACCTGCACAAGGTGTCGGTCCAGGCCATCTGCTTCACCGCCGAGGACCGTTGCGTGGTGTCCATTGGAGGAGTAGATGACGGCTCTGTCATCGTCTTTGACATGGAAACATT CTCTCCCATTTGCCAAACACCTGCCTCGCGGGCCATTTCTGGAAACGCTCTGACTGTCCGACCGCTGCACAACAATCCGTACTTCTTTGTGACTGCCGGTGATCGCCACTTGCGGCTCTGGAGTATCCTCCGCGAGCAGAAGAAACTGTACGTCCAGGATGTGCTGATGGCCAGCAAGACTCGTGTGTtctactgcgctcgcatcaaCAAAACGGATGAGTTTGCCTATCTGGGCACGGGCACGGGCGACATCGTGAAGATCGTGCTCAACTGCTGCGACAAGGATCATGTAAGCAGACCAGGCTCCACCAGCTGCATCCTAGGTGCCTTTGGCACACACAATCCCCGAAAGCCATCTGGCAAGGATTGCAATCGTTTTGTCAATGGGGTACGGGCCCTGTACATCCTCGAGGGAGGACGTCTGTTGATTGGGGCGGGCAACGGGGACATAGAGCTGGTGGAGGAGCGAACAGACGTTCCGTTGATTAATTTCCGGGAGTATCCAGGCCCAACATGGCCGTATCTTCGCACTTTGAAAAAGACTCATGTGTCCGGCAGGATTTCTTCGTTCGTGCGCTCCACTACGGACATGTTTTACATATGCACGGATACTAACGAAATCTACGGCCTAAAAATTACCACCTGGGTACTGAAGCTCCTGCGAACCTGCCACACCAAGTCTGTCTTTTGTATTACGTTCCCCAA AAATTACTCTGCCGTGTTCGCCACGGCGGGAGAGGAGAGCATCCGTATTTGGTCCTCTGGGAGGAAACAGGAACTGCTCCGTATAATGGTCTACAACTTCAACTGTGCCTGTGTTCGCTTCACCCACGACGGAACCAGCATCGTCTCTGTTTGGAATGATGGAATCATTCGCGCGTTCACCCCAATCACAGGAAGACTTATTTATGCCATTCCGAATTCTCACAACAAAG GATGTAGCGCCCTGGCAGTGGCTTCCACTGGCCGCCTGATTGTAACGGGTGGAATTGAAGGTCAAGTGCGTGTGTGGAAGATCGAGCCTTACCGCCAGGCCCTGTTAGGTGTCCTTAAGGATCACTCAGGGCCCATTACCTCGTTGGATATCAACTATCTGGACACGGAAGTAATATCCGCCTGCACCGATGGCTCCTGTGTGATATGGGATATCAA GCGAATGACCCGCAAACAAGTGGTTACCGCCAACACACAGTTCATGACTGCCGCATTTTTCCCCACTGGAGTCCAGGTGATCACGTGCGGCTCAGACGGGCGGATCATCTACTGGATGGTTTATAATGGAGCTCTGATCCGTGAACTTACTGCCTCCAAGAAATCGTCTGTGAATTGCTTGGCCATCAATGACACTGGTGACTACTTCATCAGCGTGGGCAGTGATCTCCAGGTGAAGCTCTGGAACTACAACAGTGGAGCCGTGGTCGGTCTGGGCTCCGAGCACGCCTCCTCTGTGATCAGCTGCGCCTACAGTCCCTGCATGAGCATGTTCGTAACTGGAAGCACGGACGGATCCCTCATCATTTGGGATGTGCCCCGAGAATTCTGGGGCCGACCTAATCCTCCAGAAGGGCCCAGATACTCGCTTCCCAAGGCCACATCCAAGAACAAGTTCAGCGAAGTGCCTTCGAGAGTCAATTCCGGAACAAATCTGAAATCGGTGAAGGGCGAAAACATCGACGGGCTATTGAAGGCCACGCCCAAGGACGATCTGTGCTGCGTAGAATGCCCTCCCTGCGCCAAAAAGGAGGACAAGAAGGATCCGTATGCCGAGTGTGGAATTGTGCCGGATGTGAGGAAGTGTTGA
- the Surf1 gene encoding SURF1-like protein, with protein MLRFGTQLWRQVPCTKLRVSGMPVFRNTLQLVTRKMTQQRPPVDFTTSIRTKSAKDSEKITALGWFLLLIPTTTFGLGCWQVKRKIWKEQLIEELNDQLSQPPTPLPEDLSDLSHMEYRLVKIRGRFLHDKEMRMGPRSLIRPDGVETQGGLFSQRDSGNGYLIVTPFQLSDRDDIVLINRGWVSRKQVEPETRALGQPKEELELTAVVRKGEARPQFTPDHKDGKVFLYRDLSRMCAASGAAPVFLDATYDAKSAQNGPIGGQTRVTLRNDHLSYLITWFSLSAATSFLWYRQIVKRIPF; from the exons ATGCTGCGTTTTGGTACACAATTGTGGCGGCAAGTCCCTTGCACTAAGCTGAGGGTGTCTGGAATGCCGGTCTTCAGAAATACACTTCAATTGGTGACCAGGAAGATGACACAACAGCGGCCACCGGTGGATTTCACGACAAGTATTCGCACAAAATCGGCCAAGGATAGTGAGAAGATCACGGCCCTTGGTTGGTTCCTGCTG CTTATTCCCACCACCACTTTTGGCCTGGGCTGTTGGCAAGTGAAGCGCAAGATCTGGAAGGAGCAACTGATAGAGGAACTAAATGACCAGTTAAGTCAACCACCAACACCTCTTCCTGAAGA CCTCAGCGACCTGTCTCATATGGAGTACCGTCTAGTCAAGATTCGTGGTCGCTTTCTTCACGATAAGGAAATGCGCATGGGTCCTCgatcactcatacgccccgaTGGCGTGGAGACGCAGGGAGGCCTCTTCTCCCAAAGGGATTCCGGCAATGGCTACCTAATAGTTACCCCCTTTCAGCTGTCGGATAGAGA CGACATCGTTCTAATCAACCGAGGATGGGTTTCCCGAAAACAAGTGGAGCCAGAAACTCGAGCCTTGGGTCAACCCAAAGAGGAGTTGGAACTCACAGCTGTTGTGCGCAAAGGAGAAGCTCGTCCCCAGTTCACTCCCGACCACAAGGATGGCAAAGTGTTCCTCTATCGCGACCTGAGTCGTATGTGCGCTGCGTCGGGAGCTGCCCCCGTCTTCTTAGATGCCACCTACGACGCCAAGTCGGCGCAGAACGGGCCCATTGGAGGGCAGACGCGGGTCACCCTGCGCAATGACCACCTCTCGTATCTCATCACCTGGTTCAGCTTGTCGGCAGCCACATCCTTCCTCTGGTACAGGCAGATAGTCAAGAGGATACCTTTTTAG
- the LOC108124252 gene encoding uncharacterized protein, whose product MIRAALVARSQLGMFRPVAIVRDCTKWHCKVQAMVPSHTCYKPFGTSGGDKPKNTPPGYTTTEVKGFSESVSSEIKTISPNVLGSDRSLGKDQEGTTTKGFASTDVEAPKVFGTVVTGAGKIDGSEPLEDTTLRSKSESRASGSGPSEDDGKSDAQKKASAAKDAAAKQLSEIVANLPSKQQTEKYFFRVVAFIYDLTYLTGTWLLHFFEQNVIRNQTVQHYWKRFHEKMEQAKKD is encoded by the exons ATGATTCGCGCTGCCTTAGTGGCCAGATCTCAGCTTGGGATGTTCCGACCGGTGGCCATTGTCAGGG ATTGCACCAAGTGGCATTGCAAGGTACAAGCTATGGTTCCGTCCCACACTTGCTACAAACCCTTTGGAACATCGGGAGGAGACAAGCCGAAGAATACTCCGCCCGGGTATACCACAACCGAAGTGAAGGGCTTCAGTGAGTCGGTTAGCTCCGAAATTAAGACCATAAGCCCCAACGTTTTGGGAAGCGACCGCTCCTTAGGGAAAGATCAGGAGGGCACCACAACCAAGGGATTTGCGTCCACGGACGTTGAGGCTCCAAAAGTATTCGGAACTGTGGTGACAGGGGCCGGAAAGATAGATGGATCGGAGCCCTTAGAAGACACCACACTTCGCAGCAAGTCCGAGTCTCGTGCGTCTGGATCAGGACCATCGGAGGACGATGGGAAAAGCGATGCCCAAAAGAAGGCTTCCGCCGCCAAGGACGCGGCCGCCAAGCAACTGTCGGAGATCGTGGCCAACCTGCCCAGCAAGCAGCAGACCGAGAAGTACTTCTTCCGCGTGGTGGCCTTCATATACGACCTAACTTATCTAACTGGCACCTGGCTATTGCACTTCTTCGAACAAAATGTCATTCGAAACCAAACGGTCCAGCACTACTGGAAGCGATTCCACGAGAAGATGGAACAGGCCAAAAAGGattga
- the LOC108124250 gene encoding putative serine protease F56F10.1, translating to MVSMVGVLPPLGLALVLLGLVSPITGVWFRRGRLSNGFLGEPSKVATLQRSLESEDLWFQQRLDHFKPSDTRTWKQRYYLNADHYRNDSTAPIFLMIGGEGEATAKWMREGAWVHYAEHFGALCFQLEHRFYGKSHPTADLSTANLAYLSSEQALADLANFVSAMKVKFNLAETQKWVAFGGSYPGSLAAWAREKYPHLIYGSISSSGPLLAEVDFKEYFEVVKASLASFKPECVEAVTRSFAQVEILLKHMIGQRNLDEKFKTCTPIKDSIENTLDIANFFENLAGNFAGVVQYNKDNSPHATITIDDICDVMLNTTIGPPVTRLGVVNGMLLKESNTTCLDYKYDKMVADMKNVSWDSEAAEGMRQWTYQTCNEFGFYQTSENKSDTFGDRFGVDFFIRQCMDVFSESMDAKYLREVVDQTNKHYGALKPETTNVLYVHGSIDPWHALGLFKSPNSATPTIYIDGTAHCANMYEPAKSDPPQLVAARNKITKYLAKLLEGYTSTPN from the exons ATGGTTTCAATGGTGGGCGTTTTGCCGCCCCTGGGACTGGCGCTTGTTCTTCTGGGACTCGTGTCTCCTATCACTGGAGTATGGTTCCGGCGTGGTCGGTTAAGCAATGGATTCCTGGGAGAACCCAGCAAAGTGGCCACGCTCCAGAGATCCCTGGAGTCTGAGGATCTGTGGTTCCAGCAGCGTCTGGATCACTTCAAGCCCAGCGACACGCGAACCTGGAAGCAGAGATACTACCTTAATGCAGATCACTACCGAAATGACAGCACTGCCCCTATATTCCTGATGATCGGCGGCGAAGGCGAAGCCACGGCCAAGTGGATGCGGGAGGGGGCCTGGGTGCACTACGCCGAGCACTTTGGAGCCCTGTGTTTCCAGCTGGAGCACCGCTTCTACGGCAAGAGTCATCCTACAGCCGATCTGTCCACCGCAAACTTGGCATATCTGAGTTCCGAACAGGCTCTGGCGGATCTGGCCAATTTTGTGTCCGCCATGAAGGTGAAGTTCAACCTGGCGGAGACTCAGAAGTGGGTCGCTTTCGGCGGCTCATATCCGGGATCATTGGCCGCCTGGGCTAGGGAGAAGTACCCTCATCTCATCTACGGGTCCATCAGTTCCAGTGGCCCCTTGTTGGCCGAGGTGGACTTTAAAGAGTACTTCGAGGTGGTCAAGGCTTCTCTGGCTTCCTTCAAACCCGAGTGTGTGGAGGCAGTTACCCGGAGCTTTGCCCAGGTGGAGATTCTACTGAAGCACATGATTGGCCAGCGCAATCTGGATGAAAAGTTCAA AACTTGCACCCCCATCAAGGACTCGATTGAGAACACCCTGGACATtgccaacttctttgagaatCTGGCTGGCAACTTTGCAGGCGTGGTCCAGTACAACAAGGACAACAGTCCACATGCCACCATAACCATTGATGAT ATCTGCGATGTGATGCTCAACACCACGATTGGACCCCCAGTGACCCGCCTGGGCGTGGTAAATGGAATGCTACTAAAGGAATCCAACACCACctgcttggactacaagtACGACAAGATGGTGGCAGACATGAAGAATGTCTCCTGGGACTCGGAGGCCGCCGAGGGAATGCGTCAGTGGACCTACCAGACCTGCAATGAATTCGGCTTCTATCAGACATCCGAGAACAAGAGCGACACCTTCGGTGACCGCTTCGGGGTCGACTTCTTTATTCGCCAATGCATGGATGTGTTCTCCGAGAGCATGGACGCCAAATACTTGCGGGAAGTGGTTGACCAGACGAACAAACACTACGGCGCCCTGAAGCCGGAGACCACAAACGTGCTCTACGTGCACGGTTCCATAGATCCCTGGCATGCCTTGGGACTGTTCAAGTCACCTAACTCGGCCACTCCCACAATCTATATAGATG GAACTGCCCATTGTGCCAATATGTATGAGCCAGCGAAATCGGATCCCCCGCAGCTGGTGGCAGCCCGGAATAAAATAACCAAATACCTGGCCAAGCTTCTGGAGGGCTACACCTCAACCCCGAATTGA